Genomic DNA from Candidatus Poribacteria bacterium:
GAGTGGATAAGTGCCTCATCCTCCATCGCTGCGCCGCCATATTTGATAACAATCCGCCGGTCATAAAACCGACGGATATAAGGTAAAGCTTCAATAAGAACTTCGGCAGTTCTGTTCATATCTTTGAGTTATGTCCTCTATATTTTTTCAAATGGTGTATAATAATATTATATGATACGAGACATACCCTTGTTTGTCAAATTAAATGTAGCAATTAGCCATCAGCCGTCAGAAATCAACGGTATTCATGCCTTATGGCATGAACCGGGGGTTGCTACGCAACCCTCTCAGCCGTCAGTCGTTAGTAGTCAGCCAGAGGACGCTACTTTAAAAACACCCCCTTTGCTGATAGCCGACAGCCGATAGCCAATAAAGGAATAGAAACACGATGCAAATATCCGCACAGATTTCACATTTTCACGGGGTAGGCACGCCTTTTGAGGTCTGCGAGATGCCTGTCGCCGTTACGCCAAACGATGTTCTCGTCCGCGTTTCACTCGCAACCATCTGCGGTTCCGATCTCCACACTGTATCAGGCCGGCGCGGGGCAGAGACACCGTGTGTCCTCGGACACGAGATTATCGGAACGGTTGCAGCACCGACGCGTCTCCGTTCTGCAATCGGAGAAACATTACGTGAAGGGGACAGGGTTACGTGGAGCATGATTACCGCCTGTGGAACGTGTGATTATTGTGTTAGCCGGAAGCTTCCACAGAAGTGCGAAACGATGTTCAAATATGGACATGCGCGTAATGAAGGCGATTCCGCGCTATCAGGTGGATTCGCGACACATATCCTACTCCGTCCGGGGACAGCCATCTATCACATTCCCGATGCCGTGACAGATCAGGAGGCTGTTCCTATCAACTGCGCACTGACGACTGTCGTAAACGGTTTAGAAGTTATCGGTATGCAACACCGTGAAACTGCTGTCGTCCATGGATCCGGTATGTTGGGTATCTACGCCGTGTGCTACCTACGTGAAAACGGATACGAGAACGTTGCTGTTGTAGACATCAACAAAGAACGTTTAGCCATTGCCAAACGTTTTGGAGCCACACATACCTTCAACCCGGACAAAGCATCTGTCTCGGAGATTGATGAAGCGTTGAAAGCACTTACAGACGGACGTGGGGCTGATCTCGGCGTAGAGGTTAGTGGTATTACAAGCGGAATTCCAAATCTGATTACGTGGTTGGGTATTGGTGGACGTTGCGTGACACTCGGGTACGTTTATCCAAATGCGAATATCTCCGTTGATGCCCATCAACTCGTCACAAAGTGTATAACCCTCCGAGGGATTCATAACTATGATCCCACGGCACTTGGCACCGCACTCAACTTTATAGAAACAAACCGGACACGCTACCCGTTCGGAGAACTCATCGGAAAAACGTATCCGCTATCAGACATCAACACCGCTTTTGTGGATGCGATGAATCAGGAGGCACTCCGTATAGCAATTAGCAGTTAGCCGTCAGGGCGTTCCGCTGCGCTCCACTTTCAGCGGATAGCAGTCATCAAAGAAAAAAAGACCTTCCGTCACGCTTGCGTCTTTGCTAATCGCTAATCGCTAATTGCTGATCGCTAAACCTTCAATCCAACACCGTGTCCCATCAGTGCGAAGGGTGATCGCTGCAGATGCGTCCGTCCGCCAGAGTCGGCACTCGCGCGCTGCATACCGCGCCACGACTTCAGGGTGCGGAAACTGATACCGATTTCCCTTACCAAGCGAGAAAATAGCGCAACGCGGTCGAACTGCGTCTAAAAATGGTGCGCTGCTTGAGGTGCGGCTTCCGTGATGGGGTACCTTCAGAATCTCTGCGCGGAGGTCTTGTCCAGAAGCAACGAGCCGAGCCTCAGCATCTTTGCCGATGTCTCCTGTAAAGAGCACATCCACCTCGCCGTAGGAGAGTTTGATGACGAGGGAGTCGTCGTTTTTGTCTTCGTCCAATAGGTTCGTGGACGCAGCGTCAATCGGATGCAGTAAGTTCAGCGTGGCTGTCGGCGTTAGGGGAATCTCTCCAGCATACGGAAACGCATAAGGAATATCGCGTGCTTCGGCAATTGCTTGGAGTCGCTGGTCGGTTTGGAAATAGCGTGGCATATCCGGTATACCAAGAACTCGTGAGACTTGAAAGTTCTCCAAAATATAGCCAAGTCCACCGCCGTGGTCGAGGTCTGGATGGGTCAGTACCACCATGTCGAGCTTCCGAATCCCGTAAAAGTCGAGATAGGGTTCAATAATCCGTTCACCCACGTCGTAGTCAACCATCTCCATCTTCTTTTCATCGTAATACGTCCGCCGGATGCCGCCGTCTATGAGCATTGTCCGATTGTCAGGGAACCGGACGATAGCAGCATCGCCTTGCCCGACATCAAGGGTCACGACTTCCAGAAGCCGACCCTTTTCGTGAAATGCAGCGTCCCAAACCCAGATTGCCACGACCGATAGCCCAATGAGACTTGCAGCTCTCCACTGCCTACGAACCCATCGCCAGTGTGTGATACCCAGACAGACTGCGATGTAGAGAACGAAACCGCCGAACGTCGGTGGTGTGAGTTTCACAACTCCCCATGTCTGACCAAATGTCCAGATGAGCAATAAGAAGATAGAGATAATAGCGTGATTGAGTACGGAGAAGAACTTCGCCAGTGGAAGCCACGTAAAACCGATACAGACTAACCCCATCCCCATCGCAACAATGAGCGACACGAGTCCGACGGCAAAGGGACCGACAATCATGCCCAAGGGATACGTCCGAAAAAAGTGGTAGGCGATCAGGGGTGCTGTTCCGATTTGTGCAGCGAGCGTCACAAGGTAAGACAAGATAAACCATTTAACCGTGGTCCGCCGAAACTTCGTCAGGATCGCTGGGTCTTCTTCGGGTGATGCCTCTGTGTCTCCCCAGAGGTGTCGCAACGGTTTCTCCATCTTCGGAACGAGATAGACGATGGCAGCAACGGCAACAAACGAGAGTTGGAATCCGACATCCCACAACTGATACGGGTTCAAGAGGAGCAGCACGAGTGCAGCGAACGCTAATAGGTTGAATATATCGGCATCTCGGTCGATGAGTGCGGCAAATAGGAACAGGGTTGCCATCAAGGCCGCACGAAAGACGGACGGACGAAACCCAACGAGACACGCATAAATTAGCACGGCGATAATCGTTAGGAGGCAGACAATCTTTTGTTGGAGTCGGAGACCTGAAAAGCCGAGGTAGCAGAACGCCGCTATGAGCCCAACGTGGAGACCGGAGACGGCGAGGACGTGGAAAGTGCCGCTATTTCGGAAAGTGTCCAACGTCTCGGAAGGCACCTCGCTCCGTTTGCCGAGTAAGATACCTTTGACGAGTTGGGCGTGCAATAAGGTTTCTGTATAGGTGGTATCAATCAGGCGTTCTGTCCGAATACGGAGTGCCTCTATCCAACGTAAGGGTGGGAATCCACGTTGTTCGCCAATCCGCAGAAGTCCTATGGCCTCGACGATGCCGATGACGTTCTGCCTTGCAAGGTGTGCCTTGTAATCGAAACCGCCCGGATTCCGTTTGCCTTGCGGTTCTTGAAGAACACCTGTGAGCGTTATCTGTTTGCCGTAACGCAGCGGGATTGCGTCTTGAAACTTGATGAGAAACTTCGCCTTCACGTGCTGCGATGGCTCCGATAAGCGTTGGAGTTCACCGACGGCATAACACTCTTCCCATTCCGTGCCGCGGTCGGGTTGATAGGTGGTAACGCCTGAAAAACTGACGGGTGCGTCGTAAAAGTGATCGGGGACGGGTGAGACGGCAGCGATGTCCAGACGTAGCATACCGCCTGCGAAGACAGCGAGATGGAGCAGTCCGTAAGCGAGATAACGCCTCCGATTTCTCGTCGCAATGCCCCCGATAAAACTGAGTAGAACAGAAAGCCAAAGCCACAGAAACGGAATGGATGTCCAGCTCCCAGCAACGATGCCGAGAAGGTATGGGATGAGAAAGTAGAGCGCGGGACGCGGTGTAATCTTCATGGTTGGAGTATTATACCAACATTCCCTAAAGTCTTCATCGCTTTTTTGCGAATCGCGAACCGCAAACCGCGAATTGCCAATAGCGAACCGCGATTAGCCAATTCCATTTGACGCAATACAAATTCTGTGATACAATCCATCTTGACATTATACGATAAGGAAATGCAAATGCCGAAAAAGAATATTCTCTCAGAAATGCCGAGAGACCTCGGTGATAACCTAATACTCCGATTCGCCACACCAAACGATACAGAGGCACTCACTGAATTCAATGTACGACTCCACGAAGCCGCCGATGCCGGTCCGAACGTACGAGACCTAATGTCAGGGAACCATCCAACTTGCAAGGCAAGTGATTTCACTGTCGTTGAAGACACCACAACCGGAAAAATTGTCTCATCAATGTGTCTCATTTCACAGACCTGGACCTACAGCGGCATTCCATTCGCGTTCGGGCAACCCGAATTCGTCGCAACTGAACCTGAATACCGGAGACGCGGACTCGTCCGAAAGCAGTTTGAGGTGATTCACGCCTTAAGCGAGGCGCGCGGTGAGATGATGCTGGGCATCACGGGGATACCCTGGTACTATCGAATGTTTGGATATGAGATGACGCTTGACATGGAAGCCGAGCTGGTCATCGATGGGATACACATCCCAGCTTTAAAAGACGGTGAAACAGAGACGTGTCGCCTCCGACCGCGGACGGACGCGGACAACGCCTTCATTCAAGACCTCTACGCACGCTCGATTGAATCTCAGGTTTTTGCGTGTCCGCGAAGTCCCGAACTCTGGGAATATGAATTCAACGGGCGTTCTCCAGACAGTGGTGCCCGGATGGAGTGGCTACTCATCGAAGATATGGAAGGGACACGACTCGGATACGTGCAACATCTACAGTGGTGCTACGACGGGTGGGGCGAGGGCAAGGACACCGACGCTAATTTCATGGTCATACGAATGGAACTGAAACCCGGTGTCGGGTATTTACATCTCATGCCATCGCTACTACGGGAACTCTGGAAGAAGGCGAAGGCGACACCGATAGTTGTCGAGAGTAAGGTTTCAGCGGCAGCGGGCATCCAATTCATGCTCGGACGTGAGCATCTGTTTTATAGTGTCCTGCCTAAATCTATTGTTCGTAAGGACTTACCCTACTCGTGGTACATCCGAATCCCGAACTTGATGGCGTTTCTACGGCATATCCAACCCGCACTTGAAAAACATCTTATCGGCACTGTTGCAGAGGGATACACAGGGGAACTCAAGATGAGTTTCTATCGCAGCGGCATCCACTTCACATTCGAGCGCGGACGCATCACGAAACTCACGGATTGGACACCAGAGGATATCGAAGACGGTGATGCGGTGTTCCCGGATCTCACCTTCTTGCATCTACTCTGTGGACGGTGTCGGATAGAGGAATTGACTGCTAATTTCGTGGATTGCTGGACGAAGGACACTGCGGCTGCTGTGCTACTCAATTCCCTGTTCCCTGAATTCAAAAGCGAAATCTGGCATCTGTGAATCAGCCGTCAGCAGTCAGGGCGTTCCGCTACGCTCCACTTTCAGCCGTCAGCAGTTAGTGCATTTTTGTACCGCAAACTGTTAGTTTGCGAGATAACAACTATCTGAACCAAGATTAGGGTCACTCTTTGACTGACAACTGCTCTTTTAAGTCTGGTAACCGATAGCCAACAGCCAAAAACTAATGACCACCCAATCGCACGCCATCCTCAACATCGCCCTCCTCTCAAAACGCGGGAAGCCGTACCTCCACTCTTACGCCTTCCTCGGTGCCGTGATACCCGACATCCCGATATTTATCTTTTTCGCCGTGGAGACCTTCATCTTCCAAACCTCTCAACGTGAAATGTGGGGTTTTCGGTATTTCATGGAGGCGTGGCAGAACTTCTTCGATATCTTCAACGCCGTTCCGTTGATTCTGATTGTCTTGGGGATCGGGTATTATCTGATGCGTTCTGAGCGGATGACGGTCGTTGCGTGGAGTATGCTGATTCACTGCGTTTTCGACTTCCTGACGCATCATGACGACGGACACCATCACCTCTTCCCGCTCTCCGATTTTATCTTTGCAAGTCCGATTTCGTATTGGGACAGAAACCACCACGCAGGGGTCTTTCGAGTGGTAGAATGCTTAGCGATTCTTGGCGCATCCATTTATTTGTTTCCGCGATTGAAGACCCGACTTGGGCGTGTTGCGCTGGTGGTTATTAACGTCCTGTTCCTCGCCTCCTTCTTTTTCCGATAAATTCTGTAGCCCGTTGGAATAGATTAAAAGAGGAAACCCGATTCGTCTTGTAGCACAAACTTTTAGTTTGTGCATGTATCTGCTTTGACATTGAGCGAGGAAACCTTGAAGAAATCCGCAGAAATACCTAAGCAAAAACCCTCTACGCTGTATCTGCTAATCTTTAAGTTGTGAAATTTTGACCCAACCGAGGGGTGCAATAGGGTTTTGTCCACGATATAAAATCCGTCGTGTTTTGGGAAACTCACGTTCATCATATTCCCCACGTTTGGAACGGCTTTCGCCCAATCGAAAGCGTTCTCGTAAATCCATCCATAGATCCTCGCGCGCTTCTTCGTCATCTGTAAATAGTGCAGCGACGGTGTTCGTATGGTAGCCGGTTCCCCACCCGATTTGCAAAAGGAATTCATCTTCTGATAGCGTATTATTTACACCAATTAAGTCATCATAGCGGTTAGCAATCTCAAATAGTTCGTAACCGGAAAAGAAGTCCCGTTCATCTTGTGCGTATTTTTCTGTTGCTGATCGACAGATTTTAGTGATATTTCGCAGTACGTTCTCTTGTAAATCGTTAAAACCGAGGCGATTCTTTTCATGTTGGCGAAGGAGACGTTCGTCAATCTTAAGGGTAAACGTGAGGCGTTGATTGGTTTGAAATTGTTGGACGAAGTTTTTATACTCCTGATTCCGCTCTATCTTCTGGACGAGTTGGTTCTTTTGATTAAGTGTAACAGTCCATGCCATTCCGATTTCAAGCGCATCACTATGAAGTGGCTCGGTATCACTGACTTGCAAGGCACGCAGGAGATCGTGATTTGGATCTTTACCGAAAGCGAGAGATTCTACCTGTCGTCCGGGTTGCTCCCTTCTTGGGTTGCCGCGTGGTTCCCGCTCAATCAGGGTTTCTAATTGACGTAGACTTTTGTCATAGATCTGATCATTTTCACTCAGTATTTCACCTAACAGTGCGGTTCGGATTGCCCCTTTGAGTGTGCTACCCGGGATATAGGGCCGGTTTCCAACTGACTTGATTGCCTCTCGGATTTCGACCTCCTCCGGACTTTGTGGACACGAGAGGGTATATGCAGAAAGTTTTGATAGATCGGCAGTGTGTTGCTGTAAGTAGCGTTGCCATCTGAAGTTGCGGTCTGCCATTTCGGAGGTTAGCCTGTTCAGGTCGGTACTCGGATGTGCCAAGACTTTGTCTAAGTCGATATGATACCATCTGCCATTGGCGTAGCAGCCGTCTATCTGATTTAAGGTTTCGCCTGAACCGATATGGACGGGTGTGATAACCTGCAGTTGATATGTCTGTTTCATTGGACTACCTCTTTGATACCGACCTGCCATGCGTAGCCGTAACGATAGACAGGATGCACCCAATTATCAGGTTTAACATCAACCAACCGTCCTATCTGTGTGTCGCCTGTGTGTAAAACAGAGCCTTCAGTGAACATACTAATCTGTTTCCGTTGAGAAGCGGTTCCGGTAGTGCTGCCCCAACCCTTGAGTGGATTTAGTGTATAAGCGATGTTGCCAATGCGGAGCCGCGCGAGTTGTTCTGGAGACTT
This window encodes:
- a CDS encoding GNAT family N-acetyltransferase; amino-acid sequence: MPKKNILSEMPRDLGDNLILRFATPNDTEALTEFNVRLHEAADAGPNVRDLMSGNHPTCKASDFTVVEDTTTGKIVSSMCLISQTWTYSGIPFAFGQPEFVATEPEYRRRGLVRKQFEVIHALSEARGEMMLGITGIPWYYRMFGYEMTLDMEAELVIDGIHIPALKDGETETCRLRPRTDADNAFIQDLYARSIESQVFACPRSPELWEYEFNGRSPDSGARMEWLLIEDMEGTRLGYVQHLQWCYDGWGEGKDTDANFMVIRMELKPGVGYLHLMPSLLRELWKKAKATPIVVESKVSAAAGIQFMLGREHLFYSVLPKSIVRKDLPYSWYIRIPNLMAFLRHIQPALEKHLIGTVAEGYTGELKMSFYRSGIHFTFERGRITKLTDWTPEDIEDGDAVFPDLTFLHLLCGRCRIEELTANFVDCWTKDTAAAVLLNSLFPEFKSEIWHL
- the csm5 gene encoding type III-A CRISPR-associated RAMP protein Csm5 — translated: MKQTYQLQVITPVHIGSGETLNQIDGCYANGRWYHIDLDKVLAHPSTDLNRLTSEMADRNFRWQRYLQQHTADLSKLSAYTLSCPQSPEEVEIREAIKSVGNRPYIPGSTLKGAIRTALLGEILSENDQIYDKSLRQLETLIEREPRGNPRREQPGRQVESLAFGKDPNHDLLRALQVSDTEPLHSDALEIGMAWTVTLNQKNQLVQKIERNQEYKNFVQQFQTNQRLTFTLKIDERLLRQHEKNRLGFNDLQENVLRNITKICRSATEKYAQDERDFFSGYELFEIANRYDDLIGVNNTLSEDEFLLQIGWGTGYHTNTVAALFTDDEEAREDLWMDLRERFRLGESRSKRGEYDEREFPKTRRILYRGQNPIAPLGWVKISQLKD
- a CDS encoding zinc-binding dehydrogenase; its protein translation is MQISAQISHFHGVGTPFEVCEMPVAVTPNDVLVRVSLATICGSDLHTVSGRRGAETPCVLGHEIIGTVAAPTRLRSAIGETLREGDRVTWSMITACGTCDYCVSRKLPQKCETMFKYGHARNEGDSALSGGFATHILLRPGTAIYHIPDAVTDQEAVPINCALTTVVNGLEVIGMQHRETAVVHGSGMLGIYAVCYLRENGYENVAVVDINKERLAIAKRFGATHTFNPDKASVSEIDEALKALTDGRGADLGVEVSGITSGIPNLITWLGIGGRCVTLGYVYPNANISVDAHQLVTKCITLRGIHNYDPTALGTALNFIETNRTRYPFGELIGKTYPLSDINTAFVDAMNQEALRIAISS
- a CDS encoding DNA internalization-related competence protein ComEC/Rec2, with product MKITPRPALYFLIPYLLGIVAGSWTSIPFLWLWLSVLLSFIGGIATRNRRRYLAYGLLHLAVFAGGMLRLDIAAVSPVPDHFYDAPVSFSGVTTYQPDRGTEWEECYAVGELQRLSEPSQHVKAKFLIKFQDAIPLRYGKQITLTGVLQEPQGKRNPGGFDYKAHLARQNVIGIVEAIGLLRIGEQRGFPPLRWIEALRIRTERLIDTTYTETLLHAQLVKGILLGKRSEVPSETLDTFRNSGTFHVLAVSGLHVGLIAAFCYLGFSGLRLQQKIVCLLTIIAVLIYACLVGFRPSVFRAALMATLFLFAALIDRDADIFNLLAFAALVLLLLNPYQLWDVGFQLSFVAVAAIVYLVPKMEKPLRHLWGDTEASPEEDPAILTKFRRTTVKWFILSYLVTLAAQIGTAPLIAYHFFRTYPLGMIVGPFAVGLVSLIVAMGMGLVCIGFTWLPLAKFFSVLNHAIISIFLLLIWTFGQTWGVVKLTPPTFGGFVLYIAVCLGITHWRWVRRQWRAASLIGLSVVAIWVWDAAFHEKGRLLEVVTLDVGQGDAAIVRFPDNRTMLIDGGIRRTYYDEKKMEMVDYDVGERIIEPYLDFYGIRKLDMVVLTHPDLDHGGGLGYILENFQVSRVLGIPDMPRYFQTDQRLQAIAEARDIPYAFPYAGEIPLTPTATLNLLHPIDAASTNLLDEDKNDDSLVIKLSYGEVDVLFTGDIGKDAEARLVASGQDLRAEILKVPHHGSRTSSSAPFLDAVRPRCAIFSLGKGNRYQFPHPEVVARYAARECRLWRTDASAAITLRTDGTRCWIEGLAISN